A region of Nostoc sp. 'Peltigera membranacea cyanobiont' N6 DNA encodes the following proteins:
- a CDS encoding DEAD/DEAH box helicase has translation MIQPEWLQANKQVYSKEHGVIHIAAIIEKNLYFKKGSVNQIIFDWEQEVNSGNLLPLNQAPTGKSILYQEIAAILDGSGKLQNCDVIPAQEAKLCPIPDDIHPLVKYALSQSGITHLYSHQVKAWEAYKKGEDIILQTPTSSGKSISFLIPIVHECLKGKSALVFFNLKALAFDQVEKIRSFVSHLDEEIRPQVLNINGDIPPQERKQLYSHQPSILCVTPDVWNHELNNYQFDSNWGFRETIRKISILVCDEAHFYQGIFGLHFALLNRRTQLMIESAGNNISKLQYIFASATISNSSEIAQKISNRVEQSNLAIIDQSGAKRSEITFLSLKARNNTLYQTAQVAAMLVSKGIVGICFCDSRELVKVLTNAIRKALVEMQLPHMGETISAFYGSMKANQRNKIIADIQGGKVKFIISTSALEAGLDIGSIDATIVHSYPGSILAFRQRAGRAGRQEAGLLVFIPSKRSIMDSYYANHPERLLSDPPEIINFNHNYETILEQHILACCKESKPTQAQIARHFGTSGDAIARQLIGNNQLIFSYNQKTSPKTVKAFVWLGCSP, from the coding sequence ATGATCCAACCTGAATGGTTACAAGCAAATAAACAGGTTTATTCTAAAGAACATGGTGTTATCCATATCGCCGCCATCATCGAGAAAAATCTTTACTTCAAAAAGGGAAGTGTAAATCAAATTATTTTTGACTGGGAGCAGGAGGTAAATAGCGGTAATTTATTACCTCTTAATCAAGCACCAACAGGTAAAAGTATTCTGTACCAAGAAATAGCAGCTATCCTTGATGGCTCAGGAAAACTACAAAATTGTGATGTAATTCCGGCTCAAGAAGCTAAACTTTGTCCCATACCAGATGATATTCACCCTCTAGTTAAATATGCCCTGAGTCAGTCAGGAATCACCCACCTATATTCTCATCAAGTCAAGGCATGGGAAGCTTACAAAAAAGGGGAAGATATTATTCTCCAAACTCCTACCAGTAGTGGTAAAAGTATCTCCTTTTTAATTCCAATCGTTCACGAGTGCCTAAAAGGTAAATCAGCTTTAGTATTCTTTAACTTAAAAGCACTTGCATTTGACCAGGTAGAGAAAATTCGCTCGTTTGTTAGCCACTTAGATGAAGAAATTCGCCCCCAAGTTCTCAATATAAATGGTGATATTCCTCCCCAGGAGCGCAAACAACTTTACAGCCATCAACCCTCGATTTTATGCGTGACACCCGATGTATGGAACCACGAACTGAACAACTATCAGTTTGACTCCAACTGGGGATTTAGAGAAACAATCAGAAAAATTTCAATCCTCGTCTGTGATGAAGCGCATTTCTATCAAGGCATCTTTGGCTTACACTTTGCCCTACTTAATCGGCGAACTCAATTAATGATAGAATCTGCTGGCAATAATATTTCTAAATTACAGTACATATTCGCTTCTGCAACAATTAGTAACAGCAGCGAAATTGCCCAGAAGATATCCAATCGAGTAGAACAAAGCAACCTTGCTATTATCGACCAAAGTGGGGCAAAACGCTCGGAGATTACTTTCCTTAGTCTCAAAGCACGAAACAATACTCTTTACCAAACTGCCCAAGTTGCAGCCATGCTTGTAAGTAAAGGAATAGTCGGGATTTGTTTCTGCGATAGTAGAGAACTGGTAAAGGTTTTAACTAATGCCATTCGTAAAGCTTTAGTGGAGATGCAACTGCCCCACATGGGAGAAACCATCTCAGCATTTTATGGCAGTATGAAGGCAAATCAGCGGAACAAAATTATTGCAGACATACAGGGCGGGAAGGTCAAGTTCATTATATCCACGAGTGCTTTAGAAGCGGGTCTGGATATAGGGTCTATCGATGCAACTATCGTACATAGTTACCCAGGCTCAATTCTTGCCTTTCGCCAAAGGGCAGGACGTGCAGGCAGACAGGAAGCAGGGCTATTGGTGTTTATCCCGTCGAAAAGGTCGATTATGGATTCTTACTACGCCAATCACCCGGAACGCCTCTTATCTGATCCTCCAGAAATTATCAACTTTAACCATAATTATGAAACAATTTTGGAGCAGCACATTCTCGCCTGTTGCAAAGAAAGTAAACCGACACAAGCTCAAATTGCGCGGCATTTTGGTACTTCTGGCGATGCGATCGCACGACAGCTAATCGGTAATAATCAACTGATTTTCAGTTATAACCAAAAGACATCTCCGAAAACAGTTAAAGCCTTTGTGTGGCTAGGCTGTAGCCCGTAA